GTACATCAATTCTTTAATGCAATAATACTGTCATATCTCAACAAAGAACAAAGTTACTAACTAAGTCgtattttttatgtaatctctttaattataataatatctcacTTCTTTCTATCTGAGTGATTCCAATCTGACCACCCTTCAGGAATAATAATGTCATCCATATTACATTTGGAGTATATAATTCTAGAGTAGTTCCCCCATGCTCTGCCAAGGTATACTCTGCCACTTCCTCTGATACTGCACCCCACAAAAGAAAAACCTGTGTCTTCAGTTGCTGAATTCCTATGATGTGCTGCTATCGCTCCAAAGTTGTCTGCTATTGACTGAAGAAGGCAATTCTGCTCCATAGCTCTCAAGGGTCAGAATCAAATTAACTTAGTCACTAGAAAAAGGAAGGCTCATCTTATATTATTACCTCATACAGTGATTTTGCATTGCCAAAGATAAAATCAACTTTTCCTAGGATGTGGCACTTTAAGAAGTAATGGCTTCCTGTGTTGTCCAAGAGACTGTCCTGTGCTCCCTTAATCTTCACTTGATAGAACATGGCTCTTGCACTGTTCACCCTCAGTGCCACTCCTTGCATCCCTTTCACACCAGCCGTTGCAATCACTGAGTTCTGTACACAAACATTGGTGTTTGACATGATCCAAATTGTACTTGTCATGTGTAATGTAATGCAGTCACTTTTCCACAGTCATCCAATTTTtgcaattgaatgaatttggatgTGTTTCAGGTTGCTTGAGTAAGAAAACAAGAGTAGTCCAATTTTCATCTGATAAATTGTAATGAAtgtgttgaaaattttatacaaaaaatgtGTTCTTACCTCAAAAGTGACCCCACTTGCACAGAAATAATCTGAGTCCACTCCAACTGTCGCTGTATCAAAGGTGCCCAATGCTTGGCCATTTGTGCCTTTATCAGATGACTTACTGTTCCAAGTAATAACAGGAGTTGCTGTTTGGTTTCTTTTCCCTATGAATGATACATAAGGCTTGCTCACAGGCACACGCACTTTCTCTCTGCAAATATTGCATACAAACAAAAGGGTATACAAAAACATAAGTAAAGTTTTCATTGAAAACATCAACCAAATCCCAGCTtcattacccaaaatataacATTGTGCtttcaaaagaagaagaataggCATTATAGAAACAAGGCTTTTGATTAGAACTGAATTATAATGACACAGTGGTGATGAAATCTAACTTTGAATATGACAAAACTgcaattttagaagaaaaacatCACCAAATCTAGCATGAGTGATTACTGACCTGTAAACTCCTGgataaatgtaaattttcacCCTATGTTTGTTATTAACAGGAACCATATCCACGGCACCTTGAACAGTTTTGGAGTGCCCCCAACCATATTTGTTAACAATAATAATTCTAACATCATCATGGCGCTTTAAGGTTAACCTTTGCTCATCCACCTGCAAATCTTCCCAACTGATGTAGTTCCTAATACCACCATAACCATTTTCACCTTCTGCTATAACCACATGAACCCACGTCAAGAAAACCGTCACAAACAAGAACACAACTCCGGAAGACACCAACTGCATCGTCATCATTGTGTTCCCACAAAGATTAAGAAACCAAACATATGAAGAAGGAGAGAGGGTGTGCGTGTGTCAAAAATGTTGGGGTGTTATTATAAGATCAAAGTGAGAAAATGAAACTCCAAACGAGAACAAAAAGCTTGTGTTACTGATGAATATGTGGAGTAACGGTTTATTTTTAGAGTTGAGGCGTGGAGTAGCTGATAGCAATAAATGTGAGAGCGTTAtggtgatatatatatatacacgttcCAATCCTAGTAAGCCATGCAAATCGTTTTTATGAAACatctaagaaaataaacataGGTTCGTTTCTGGGTTTAATACAAGGAATTTAGACAACCTTGTCTATGTGACTGTagttttcttgtctttttcttAGCATAAACGTTGAAAAAATAAGACTTTGCCAAATGCAGAAGAAAGAGTGTTGGGTAACTGAAAGTGTActt
This window of the Vigna angularis cultivar LongXiaoDou No.4 chromosome 7, ASM1680809v1, whole genome shotgun sequence genome carries:
- the LOC108337876 gene encoding pectinesterase QRT1, with protein sequence MMTMQLVSSGVVFLFVTVFLTWVHVVIAEGENGYGGIRNYISWEDLQVDEQRLTLKRHDDVRIIIVNKYGWGHSKTVQGAVDMVPVNNKHRVKIYIYPGVYREKVRVPVSKPYVSFIGKRNQTATPVITWNSKSSDKGTNGQALGTFDTATVGVDSDYFCASGVTFENSVIATAGVKGMQGVALRVNSARAMFYQVKIKGAQDSLLDNTGSHYFLKCHILGKVDFIFGNAKSLYENCLLQSIADNFGAIAAHHRNSATEDTGFSFVGCSIRGSGRVYLGRAWGNYSRIIYSKCNMDDIIIPEGWSDWNHSDRKKTAVFGEYECNGKGADRSNRAAWSKSFSYDEAVPFLQKSFIHGDQWLRL